From one Mytilus trossulus isolate FHL-02 chromosome 10, PNRI_Mtr1.1.1.hap1, whole genome shotgun sequence genomic stretch:
- the LOC134686845 gene encoding uncharacterized protein LOC134686845 → MAARQLLSTIQKTKVFCYGLNEISKLRSMKHHDHVSSRYFSSKRRSQTEILKSALNNYDDLQLAPLQIKNCNIGVSFSEARLEHELYSCTGNDIVLCESFSNVFKEGFNALHQSIDKVGVGFFDSPTVDNIGTEDYMYYQALSALRQFLSEIDYHEKCLKQKEPFGDAFDKQNEAYVATLLTNHLLSRLVYGNRYLISNKFSVQPPKCPCLKPLECSSLINCGQTGLGCEDIWYGHPDIVLVPPNFSNIPLWFFEDDIEAQMQDDDDLSTKDLLQENDGSIDISELKLKMVLEKCAEQILSQAITFSFYEANRDSPGGRERHTLIPSLVLTPHHYLVVMYDYENDILLSSDHQISPLWDETGLKFNLSAILQIWMVLNHSYLKPKLSSVFQKDFAFTCEIHRIFKELQVFDKTKQITYRPSFRQENKHVKDKKPFMLYSDYKKSFNRCHA, encoded by the exons ATGGCTGCGCGGCAGCTTCTATCCACTATTCagaaaacaaaagtattttgtTATGGCTTAAATGAAATTTCTAAGCTCCGTTCGATGAAGCATCATGATCATGTTTCTTCAAGATATTTTTCATCCAAACGTAGATCACAGACGGAAATTTTGAAGTCGGCTTTGAACAATTATGACGATTTACAACTGGCACCTCTTCAAATCAAAAACTGTAACATTGGGGTAAGCTTTTCAGAGGCTCGCCTCGAACATGAATTGTATAGCTGTACAGgaaatgatattgttttatgtgAGAGTTTTTCTAATGTATTTAAAGAAGGCTTCAATGCATTACATCAATCCATTGATAAGGTTGGTGTTGGATTCTTCGATTCACCCACTGTAGACAATATTGGGACTGAAGACTACATGTACTACCAAGCACTCTCAGCACTCCGACAGTTTTTGAGTGAGATTG attaTCACGAAAAGTGTTTGAAGCAAAAGGAGCCATTTGGAGATGCATTTGACAAACAAAATGAAGCTTATGTGGCAACCCTCCTGACAAACCACTTGCTGTCTCGACTAGTGTATGGTAACAGATACCTTATAAGCAATAAATTCTCAGTACAACCTCCAAAATGTCCGTGTTTAAAGCCGTTGGAATGTTCTTCCCTAATAAACTGTGGACAAACAGGCTTAG GCTGTGAAGACATTTGGTATGGACATCCTGACATAGTTTTGGTACCaccaaatttttcaaatataccaCTCTGGTTTTTTGAAGATGATATTGAAGCTCAGATGCAAGATGATGATGATTTGTCAACAAAAGACCTATTGCAGGAGAATGACGGATCAATAGATATTAGTGAATTAAAACTCAAGATGGTACTTGAAAAATGTGCTGAGCAAATATTAAGCCAAGctattacattttcattttatgaaGCAAACAGAGATTCACCAGGAGGGAGAGAACGCCATACATTAATTCCCTCACTAGTGTTAACACCTCATCATTACCTTGTGGTTATGTATgattatgaaaatgatattttattaagCAGTGATCATCAGATATCTCCTTTATGGGATGAAACTGGTCTAAAATTCAACTTATCAGCTATTTTACAAATTTGGATGGTTCTGAATCATAGCTATTTAAAGCCAAAACTCAGTTCTgtttttcaaaaagattttgCCTTTACTTGTGAGATTCACAGAATTTTTAAGGAGTTACAAGTGTTTGATAAAACAAAGCAAATTACTTACAGGCCATCGTTTagacaagaaaataaacatgttaaagataaAAAGCCGTTTATGCTTTACTCTGActataaaaaaagtttcaacAGATGTCATGCTTGA